The genomic stretch AAGCTCGGCAACCTCTAGCCGCCATGAGCAACCCCGTCTTCTACGCCGCCCCCGGGGACCTGGCACCGCTCACGCCGGGCGACTCCTTCACCCTGGGCGGGGCGGAGGGCCGCCATGCGGCCACCGTCAAGCGGCTGGCCGCCGGTGAGCCTGTTGACATGTGCGACGGCGCAGGGCTGCGTTTGGTCTGCACCGTCACCGGGGCGGACAAGTCCTCCCTGACGGTCGAGGTCCGGGAGGTCCTGCACGAGCCGGCCGCAGTGCCGGCGTTCACGCTGGTCCAGGCCCTGGCCAAGGGCGACCGCGACGAGCTGGCGGTTGAGACCGCCACCGAGCTGGGCATCGACGCGGTGTTCCCGTGGCAGGCGGAGCGCTCCATCGTGCGCTGGAAGATGGACAAGGCCGTCAAGGGGCCCGAAAAATGGCGGGCGGTGGTCGCCGCAGCAGCCAAGCAGGCACGCCGCTCCAGCGTTCCCGTGGTGGGTCCGCTGCTCGGCACGGCCGGTGTGTGCGAACAGATTGCCGCAGCCGGACTGGCCCTGATACTCCATGAGGATGCCACCGAGTCAGTGGCGGACATTGCCCGCAGCTGGCGGGATGCAC from Arthrobacter stackebrandtii encodes the following:
- a CDS encoding 16S rRNA (uracil(1498)-N(3))-methyltransferase is translated as MSNPVFYAAPGDLAPLTPGDSFTLGGAEGRHAATVKRLAAGEPVDMCDGAGLRLVCTVTGADKSSLTVEVREVLHEPAAVPAFTLVQALAKGDRDELAVETATELGIDAVFPWQAERSIVRWKMDKAVKGPEKWRAVVAAAAKQARRSSVPVVGPLLGTAGVCEQIAAAGLALILHEDATESVADIARSWRDAQSGQALAGTAAGEATAGNAPVPAAGGVLMIVGPEGGMSAAEVAAFTDAGARTALLGRHVLRSSTAGPAAVVLLSQELGRW